In the Hyla sarda isolate aHylSar1 chromosome 9, aHylSar1.hap1, whole genome shotgun sequence genome, ggatctactgtcacgattcggctagctggatgtggatcctctgtgtcagcgagggattggcgtggaccgtgtcggtggaccggttctaagatgctactggtattcaccagagcccgccgcaaagtgggatggtcttgctgcggcggtagcaaccagtatccaccggcaacggctcaacctcgctgactgctgagaaggcgtgggacagaaggactaggcaagagcaaggtcggacgtagcagaaggtcagggcaggcagcaaggatcgtagtcaggggcaacagcaggaggtctggaacacaggctaggaacacacaaggaaacgctttcactggcacaatggcaacaagatccggcaagggagtgcaggggaagtgaggtaatatagccagggagcaggtggaagctaattaagctgattgggccaggcaccaatcattggtgcactggccctttaaatcttagagagctggcacgcgcgcgccctaaggagcggagccgcgcgcaccaggacatgacagccgggggccgggacaggtgagtgacttgggatgcgattcgcgagcgggcgcatcccgctatgcgaatcgcatccccgccggcgggTCTGAACAGGGCGCTCCGGGGAGAGAGAAATGCCGCGAGCgcaccggggaggagcagggacccggagcgctcggcgtaacagtacactTGGCAAAATCCAGTGAAGTGCAAACTTTCGGGAATTGGCATAAAGACAATTCAAAACTGAGGAAAAGAAGAGATATGCCATGCCTCCCCAAGATGTGTCAAGATTGTGGGGCAAATATTGCAAGAAACAAGGCATACAGAAAATTATCAATTTAACGAGGATTTGTGGTCAACACCACAAAAATGAGATTGCATTAACATTAAATAGCTTAggcttccttaaaggagtagtccagtggtgacccagtggtgaacaacttatcccctatcctaaggataggggataagttgcagatggcggggggtccgaccgctggggccccctgcgatctcctgtacggagccccgacatcccgcgggaagggggcgtgtcgacctccgcacgaagccgtggccgacacgccccctcaacacaactctatggcagagccgaagcgctgccttcggcaatctccggctctgccatagagatgtattgaggggtcgtgtcagccgccgcttcgtgcgggggttgacacccgctatctggccggagagcctggcccccgtacagagagatcacagggggccccagcggtcggacccccgcgatcccaacttatcccctatccttaggataggggatacgtttttcaccactggactacccctttaaagagaatctgacagctggttcacacTAAACCctgtatactgggttatagtgcaggtgaagagctgtaaaacgagggttcacttactttttagGCTGCGTACTGTGCCCCCGGCTTGAATATTCATAGACTTCCCTCCCCTGTTAGTAGGACGTGCTCCCAGGGCAGAGCGCTGATGCCGCTGCCTCGCTACACCCAGAGGTTGGATGTAGCGAGGCTTCAGTTGAGCGTTCCTCTGGCGCAAGTAAATTGCCTGAATGTGGTGCTCCACCTCCCCCCACCGGCTCCCATGTCCTAGTGGCAGGGGGAACTGTGTGAGCCAGCTCCCCATCTCCAATGCCCTCTGAAGCCCATTATGAATAGAACTATAAATACAGATAACTCTGCACAGAACGCAGCCTGAAAAGAAAGAGACCCCTCGTTCTACAgctattcacccgcactataacccagtacagtaaaccccgacatgcgatggccccgacatatgatcaaatctcagaggccatcgcatgtcgatgtcagcatcgacatacgatgcttttatatgtcggggccatcgcattaacttctatccgacagcgcaaaatgcttaagctgctgtcggatagcagtttaagcatcccagacaggttcactcacctatccccgctgctccgggtccacttcacgatcctccagcgttttctgcatcttctccggggtccgggcctcggtttccggcgtcgttattacgttgtgcgcacgccgtcccggcaccacaacgtaataacgtcaccagaaagcgaggcccggacaccggagaagatgcggaaaaagccggaggatcccaaagaagacgccggagcagcgggacagcatcgggagcccctgggacagcatcgggagcggtgaggactcggtccggagcggcagggacaggtgagtataacttcctatactttacattgcacaaatccctcaacatacgatggatccgacaaacgatgggtcgtttggaacgaattaccatcgtatgttgagggaccactgtattctggGTTAAGTACGGGTGAACTATCAGTCAGATTCTATTTAATCACACACTTTTTTACAGTTTTGTGatatactgttaggattcggctggctggaggtggatcctctgtgtcagagagggattggcgtggaccgtaccggtggaccggttctaagttgctactggtattcaccagagcccgccgcaaagtgggatggccttgctgcggcggtagcaaccaggtcgtatccaccggtaacgactcaacctctctgactgctgagacaggcgcggtacaaaaggacaaggcaagagcaaggtcggacgtagcagaaggtcagggcaggcagcaagggtcgtagtcaggcgcaacagcagaaggtctggaacacaggctttggacatacactaaacgctttctctggcacaaggcaacaagatccggcaaggaagagaaggggaagtgaggttatatagacagggagcaggtggaagctagttagactgattgggccaagcaccaatcattggtgcactggccctttaaatcttagagagctgtcgcgcgcgcaccctagagagcggagcctcgcgcgccagaacgtgacaggcggggaccgggacgggtaagtggcttgggatgcgattcacgagcgggcgcgtcacgCTATACGAATCGCATCgccgtcgtcagtgtcagtgcagcgctcccggtcagcgggtctgaccggggcgctgcagagaggagaacgccgcgagtgctccggggaggagcagggacccggagcgcttggcgtaacatatACCCTCCCGTTCTTAAGATTTATAGGTTTGTaatttgacaattcagggaatcagtcagatgggcgtggacTTAATTTTGATAATGGAAGTGATGgacgggattatacagtcaggggtgtgtattaggcatacacaCCCCTCAAAACATTCACagaaatattatattatatataaggaCAAGCCTTTGTATTTTTGCATATAAACATGTGGCTTTTACACTCAAGGTCATAGTTCCCTTCCCATTCTATAGCAAAATATTCTTTTGGAGCTGTACAACTTCATTAGTGTTAAAATGGAGCagattgttattttttttccagcttaTAAACGTACCTCATAACCTCAAAACCCATATTACGATCATATAACAAATGTCCTATCGATTTGTTCAAGTTCAAATTGATTTCATATTCTAAACTTGTATATTAATTAATATGAACTAGAGGACCTATTCTACCTAATTTATTGCCGTTTATGCGCCTGTGAAGATCCATGTTTTGCAATACCTTTGGCTTCTGATGTTTGGACCGGTGAGCTAGGATCGATCGGAGGATCTTGGCTGCTAACGGACCTTCCTTGATTAATACGCTGTATGGTGTTGTGCCCTTAGCGCAACACCTTCTGGTAAGTGTGACTTTTATTGCACTTATCCATCATTATAACGTAtcacactaggggcgcgtgtgcCTTTTTTCTCTTTACATACGTCTTCACATGACCTTTGCCAAACATTAGGAGATTGTGAATGAATAGTTGCATGCACATAGCACATTTGAAGAAGTACCCAATGCAAACAACACCTGTCTCATTTGTGACTGATAATTACGGTACAAGGGTTACTTATAATTAGAGTGACACGAGATACATGAACAGCTGTCAGTAAGTCAGGCCCCGTGAGACTGCCTCATATGCGATTCACTGCCTTATATAAGCTCTGTTCTCTGTGGAGACGGTAATAACGCACATATGGATGGCAAATGGTAGGTAAAACCCTAAATCATTTCGGTGAAGTGGATTACTCTCTCAACAAATTTTATTATACCATTCATATCATACAGTTTTGCCAGTCCCTCAAATTACCATATGCTCATTTTGTTGAAGGACATTAGTTAGGTATTATTGTTCTTTCTGACTATTTTCTTGCAGACTAATTTTGTAGCTGTAGATGTATATTAGATGTAGTCAGAGATTTAACTGGAAGATCCTAGATCCAAGGACAAAATGTGCACCAGGCCCCGTACCTGCCATATGCAAGTTTTACTACTGATGCCCTCTGTGTGTCAAAGGGTTCTACAAGCCTCCCCGAGACACTTGGTTCCAGGTGTGAATGCTTTTGTGAAATATGTTTGACCTGTAGATTTGGGGTCTTTTTGTTTTCTCTGCTGGGTTCCTAAAAAACATGTTTCCCATATTTGTGTTTGCTAAGTTAGAGCTGTGACGTGTGCTTTAAATAATCAGGTATTTTCCTGCTGTGGCACCTCATGCTGTTTTACTTAAACATTAAGTAAGAAAATCTGGGGTGTATCAATCAGGAGGTGTGTGTGAGCGGGGGCCCAGCAGGGTAAGGAAGGTCCACCCACTGATCTAGGCCATATGTACCGGATCCATGGGCAAGCGCATCTCTCAACTGTATGTACATCCTTAGGTTACATACATCATTGGAAAGTATGCCGAAACATTGCCTCCTTGTTTTGTcaattcaggggggggggggggggccgccgGCAACTTCTGTTGCAAACAGTTTCACTGTACAATACTGTCTGCCCTGGGCGCACAAAGAAGAGAAGACCTGCGTTtggagcagagagagagagagagttgggtgatattttttattttcatgggccCAAACTATTATAAGGGGCACCGAAGGGCCTACGGGAGTAAAGAAGGGTGAAACTacaaccgtatttttcgccctataggacgcaccggcgtataagacgcatcctatttttaggtgcaaaatctacagccgttggctgtccaggcatgctgggagttgtagttttgcaacatctggaggtccccagattgaagaccactgcataggaggtaatactcacgtgtccccgctgctccggacccgtcaccactgccctggatgctgctccatcgctgtcaccgtgtccccgtcgctccggaacgtctctgctgccagccgggtatcctcgctctccatcgccgtcatcacgttgttacgcacgccgacgcacgtgatgacgaggaaggagagcgccggccatacagggatcccggcacggagaagacaccgaggaagcaggtaaggtccctcccggtgtcctgtaagcactaacccggcttttcagtcgggctgttcgggaccgtcgcggtgaaatcgcggcggtcccgaaccgcccgactgaacagccgggttagtgtcactttcccttcagacgcggcggtcagctttgatcgccgcatctgaagggttaatacagggcatcaccgcaatcagtgatgtcctgtattagccgcgggtcccggccattgatggccgcagggaccgctgcgataggggtgtattcgccgtataagacgcaccgactttttccccccagttttggggaacaaaaagtgcgtcttatacggcgaaaaatacggtatataagaaTACTAAGGAGCCTAACTACTTTATAGGGGCACAGACAGGGTCTAACTACTACATATATGTACTATATGTGAGCACAGAGgtgctatatctatatatatatatatatatatatatatatatatatatatatatatatatatatatatatagctttgtGTTAATGATGTATGCAAAAAAACAGGCTAGATCAAGTGTGGTTTAATGCATTATATCTAAAGTTGGTATCCCACCGTCCCATTCTTCTTGTCTTCCTTTCCCTTGGAACCTTCATAGCCATACCATTTACTGAGCCACAGTTCACATCAAGGGATTAAATTAATTTATACTAAAAAAGTAATGCTATTGTAGGCAACAAATTCCATGCACCCTctttatgggggacatttatcaatgtttgcttatgtattcctttttttagtaatttttttcttacaattttttggcttatgtgcgacttatttatcaactgctttcagcctgttgataaatttctgtcatgtaagcaatttttatttttttgctttggtagtggctttttctgctccatgtctgagctggagtaaatttagtaggttttttcatgtaatgcgactttttttgcgactttcgcacttgataaatctctgaccaccgcaagtcaaaaatcactttttgctttggtaagcaagatttttattttttgcttaggacactgcacaatcaaaaagtcacagaaaaaagagcatagtcgcaagtgcgacttttttgcgacaattttaagaaaaaaaaacctactaaatgctttgataaatgtctccctatatcttttttatgcCTTAAAGTAAGTTATACTATGCTATCAAGTATACTATACTATGTTATATGAAACTAAAGTAACTCATTTTTAGGTTTTATCATTGtccaataaaataaacataatttGCCAAGGATGAAAACATCTCTGACACTGATACATGACCAATTGATAATTCTTGATGTCTTGAGTTATTTTCATGGGTTTGcataataatattaattattttatttccatAGCACCACCATAGTCTATAGCTCACTCATATTGGCCCCTGTCCTTAATGGGGCTTACAATTTGGAGTTTGGGAGAAAACCAGAGTACTCGCAGAAAACTATGCAAACAGGGGAATAATGTGCACATTCTTTGTGGTTGTTGCCCTTGGTGAGATTTGAACACAGGAGCCCTGTGCTACAACAGTGATAACCACTGAGCCTCCATGTTGAAATGTAACATTGTTATGCATATTTCACTAAGAGATTTGTATATTTTCAGAAGAACTATCctattttatattacatttacTGTAGGCTTCAATGTTATCTTTCTCTGCTTCCTCTGATCCTATAGAACAGATCTGATCTGATGGGGCAACTAAATCAGACGATGGTGACATTCTTCATTATTAAAGGAATCTCGGATGTTCCTGAGTTCCAAGTTCCAACCTTCCTTCTGGTCCTCTTTATTTATCTCATGACTCTTGGAGGAAACATGGCCATTCTTCTTCTGGTCTGCTTGGACCATCATCTTCATACCCCTATGTACTTCTTTCTGGCCAACTTGTCCATCGTTGACATGTGTTCTGCTACAGTCACGCTACATACCATGCTTTTAATAGGAATGACTGGAAACAGAGTCATCTCCTATGTACGTTGCATGTCTCAGATATATTTTATTGGATGTTTTATCAGTGAAGAACTGTTGTTCTTAACTGTCATGAGTTATGACCGATATGTGGCCGTCTGTAACCCACTGAGGTATAGGACGATCATAAACCAAAGAGTTTGTGCTTTGTTGGCCTCTGTATGTTGGGTACTTAGTTTTTTAGAGATAATACCTTATATTGTTTTGGTCACAGGGTTTTCATGTTACAACTCTAATGTAGTCAACCATTTCTTCTGTGATCTAGTGGCTGTGACAAAACTCTCCTGCAGTGATACATCGGTGTTGGAGACCTTGTTCATTGTGGAGGGAGCCGTTCTGTTAACTCTCGGCCCATTTCTTTTAACAGTCATTTCATATATATTCATTATATCCACCATACTAAGGATCCGAACCAGTAATGGGAGACGGAAAGCCTTCTACACATGTTCCTCACATCTCACTGTGGTCTTGGTGCTATACACTACTCTAATCTATCAATATCTGAGGCCCATATCTCCCGAGAGCTTGGAGTACAATAAGTTGATTTCTCTGTTTAACTCAGGTGCTGTCCCAGTACTAAACCCTCTCATATACAGCTTGAAGAATAAAGATGTCAAAGCAGCTTTCTGGAGAAAAGTTGCTTTTCATCAGATAGTTAAAGTCTAACTACTCAAAACCTAAAGTTTATGATGTACACAATGCACACTTGGCTTTTAAATTGAAGCTGAGCAGAAACAAAGAGGTTCTGCATTAAGAGGTCTGTAGTTGGGATCTTCAGTATGCCCCCACCGCAATGTAAGTCACACGAAGTCTGGAAAGGGAGCTATAGAAAGCAGCTTAGCAGGGTCCTCACTAGACAAAGCTAGTTGTTACCTGCCTTACAAAATAGTAAGGTTTTAAATGTTACCCTAAACTGTTGTTCTACAACTTCAGGGTCACATGCCACCTATGATAACCATACAAAGTTTTCTttctcatcttaaaggggttctgcaccataaagtgattttagtgtgtacctgccagacagtaatggacatgcttgggaaGGATCCGGGCTTGTCTCGGGGTTGAAGGGCTATGATGTGAGAtttccataatgctgtggctatctttttgtgaactggctgttTCCTGTCAgagttcgttctctcaaactacgAATCCCATAAATTCTTgtctgtaagtgtgaggtcatttttcttcctcccaccccacccattgaaaaacacatgtgatcccttcaatgcaatagaccagtgttttctgaccagggtgctaccagctgttgtaaattcttgcagaatgatcttccttccacccagtggttgctccacttgttgaagcagacaggctcccagtgaacacctgattagtgatgtaatgtctcaggcctcactgcaacctgggaaaacctgagacgacagtcattttgtatgatgtatgatgttaaaaataaatgaagaGGTAAAAATCTgatgaattgcaagaccaccatgaaacacaggtacagacactatattatgaactacactaactttacagcccctgtagcatagtcaaataaaaaaaatcctggaatacccctttaagggaaccagcagattttaccctatataactgaTGGCAATGTATATAGAGTAAAACCAGTGTTCTTACCATGTTCCGATGTCCTGGATTGTGCCCTACATAATGTCGAAAAATACTTCTGAAAAAGTCCCCTGGGCGTGGAGGATATTGAGTAGTCACTGTGCTCTGGGCTGTATTCACACCTACTCAAgcgtaattaaaggggttatccaccataaggtgattttagtagtacgtacctgccagatcttggtatttcctgttgaatttcattCTCTAAACTGCACATGCCttagttccatagtttgtaagtatgaggtcactttcctccctcccacacatcagccaccccacccattgaaacacacctatgACCCCTCCAATGCAgtataccagtgttttctattcagggtgcctacagctgttgcaaaataatctcTCTCcctcccagcggtcgctccacccattgaagcaggacagactccctctgatcaccggactgttgatgtcaggtctcgacgcactgcaatcTGGAAAATCCCGAgaactgagtaattttgtatgctgctaaaaataaataaagggtcgataatcacagaagaattgagagaccaccgtcacacgcaggttcagacattatattatgaactacactaacttttcagCCACTTTTTGTACcatagtcaaatagaaaaaaaatcctggaatacccctttaacatcccagGCCAGGCTATatgctgtaccctgaatataatataaatcttccTCCCGATTCTTTTGGtccacatccccccctctcctcatcatcattacaaaAACCCCTGTCCTCCTCAGCATCATTAGACATAAAGACATGTGACCCCGGCCctcctcatcattattacacacaagcccccccccccccccggtcctcctcATCAACATTATTATACCCCCTAAATCGCCCGACTGCTGCCAACCCCCCAATCCCTCACTCTTCGCATCATCACCACAACCCCCTCCCCCGTCCCCCATCCAAACACCCCAACCCTCCCCatcccattacccccccccccccactcaatcCTCTCTATCCTCACCTTCCTGAAGCTCAGCTTGTGGTGTGGGGCGGGAGGGTCTGCAGCTCCTGTCACTGTTGTCTGCCAGAAAGATAGCACGGGGCCATGGAAGGGACATAGAGCAGACATGCATGCCTGCATGGGGCACGTctgctcccatcagcccctggccttgcatcagcccctggcctgaaTCTGCTAAGATTTTTATAGGGCCCGCCGCGGCCCCCCAGGCTATGAAGCCCGATTGTGACCCTTGCCTCCTCTATAGCTAAGCCACTGGctttcagtttctctttaaaggagaagtatcatactaaaaaaacgtatctcctatcggcaggataggggataagttaaaatcgtggggggtccccaataaagttaaaggagatatgtcatACTTAAAAACCACTGTGGCCCCCCGTCATCTCCTGTttcgggccccggctctctgcaggAGTGGCCAGTCACGACCCCTGCTCGAAGTGACGGCCGCCAggccccttccatgtatctctacgaGAAAGTCTAAGATTTCCCGAATGGCTCTCCcaaagagatatatggaggggcatGGGGGCCCTGCTCCCGGGGAGAGCcaggccccgtgcaggagatcatgggagggCCCCAGTGGTTTGGCTTTATTGGGGAACAGAAATAAGAACACTGTACACGACACTGATATATAGTGATGAGAAAGGATACTTGTTATCAGGAAGGTAAAAACGGATTGACCTACATTGGGCAGAAAATGTCACCACTTTTTTTCACAGGAGCCGCTGAGGTAAAAATCACCAGAGGGAAGGGTTTCCGTGGGAACAGCAGATGACTAGGGATAGATTAATACAAGAAAAGATAGGGGTGTGGAATGTCCCACTTTTGAACTGCCAGGGCAACCGATACTATCTAGGCGGATAGTATCAAGACGGCTAAGcattattttaaaaatattgGGTGACGTTTGTCACTAGTTAATGTGGCTAATAAATGGAATGTATATTGTAGATTTAATTGATTCAAAACTGCAAACTCAGTATTagcgtagggtcacacgtgccgtattttgctgtgtatctgCTGCTGCTAATTTTTCTACCCACTATAGTCAATGGGAAGCGAAATCAGCTGCGGTAGATTCAGGTGGACTCACGGTTCAGCCTCCAAGTGTTGGGAAGATCTCTAGGCGCTCCTGTATTAGTAAAGTTAGGGTTATGAATACAGGAGCACTTTTGCAGCACGTCCTAACTTTTCACACCGGCTCCTGGAGATCTTCCCAACACTTGGCGGCTGGACTGTGAATCCACCTGAATCTACTGCTAGTCCATTCAGCTTTTCCAAGCAGCGGATGGATGTTGGCGGTGATCCTGGATATCTGCAGTAGTTGTGCCAATGCTTAGATAGGTATGTTGTGTCTGTAGCGCAACCCTATAAGTTGAGTAGTCACATCTGCTCAATTTATGCAATAAGCTTGATTCAAGTAATGACACTTAGAGCACCTTCCTATTGTTCCTTATTTGTTTTCCATATttgagcaaaatcagctgcagaaaataggcagcaaaatatggcacatgcgACCCTACCCTAACACTCAATTCTGTAGTACAAGAATGTGTTATGGGGTGTTATGCAGGGCAgaaggaattaccctaggggcagatggcatgaaccccttgtatttgtgacgccagagtgtggtttatcctcacccgaaggtatacggctggatcctgggctaggcacgggggcaataatgactgcgacgccaagttacggacaacggtagctttactgagtgacagatcgTACAGCCTatagtgtagccaggcccacggaggtgataaGAGACCTTAAgggttgctgggacttgcagtggttttggacaatttagtgcaggccacgttgacttgacaatagatgacagtgactgacttgactggagacagactaagctgtgactgtatcttacttgtagacttgtagcttgtggcttcagacctgacttgaggctcctatgactccagactcttaggctcgactgcacctcagcaaagcctcaggaaccaagagagagaagagactcctcccagggcttttatgggggagactctggtggggatctcattggtcacccttaagtccttaagtcacctggtcactgatccCTACTGGGTAAAAATCACATGACAACTTACATGACAACTTAACCTTTATCCAGCAAAACTATGTTCTTCCTGCTGTTAAAGAGGAGGTGCCATTTTGTAGAAGAATTTGTTAATGTTAAGTAAAAGCTGTGCCTACTACATGTTACTCAACTGTCTGGCCATATTTCTGCATCATAACACCAAGCGCAGCCCAAACACCATCAGGCTGGACAtcttaaggtgcccatacacttttAAAGCTGTCGGCTTAACATTCTTCTGGCCTTCAGCTACTTCTCCTATTACCAACCTAGACATGAATGTCTGGCATTGCTGACTGTTCACGTGTTCTCaatggagagaagagagggaaAGCATTGCATGACTCCTTTAGAACAATGGTAGCTTGTCTCTCTGAGGACAAAAGGGTTGGGCAGTAATATAgcattaaaaaatgtatcccctatccgaccactggaaccccccacaatctcccataCGGTGCCTCGTTCTCCTCATGAATAAAGGTGTGTTGACAACCGCACAAAgctgtggccaacacgccccctccatgcatctctatggaagagccctAGATACAGCATTTGGGTATCTCTGActctccaatagagatgcatggaggaagcGTGTTGGCCACAGATGCATGCCATGGTGGACACACtgcattcatgcagagagccCGGGCGCTGGAaggaagatcgtggggggtcccagctgctgagCTTCCACAACTGAACTGATATAAAATCAGTGGTAAGAAAACCTATATCACAATCACCAATTATTAAAATCAGTtgacataattattttttttaccacttatgGCTCATACATACAGCTACATCATAAGTACGGATCCTGTACTTGCACACAAGCAGTGCTGTGAAAACGTATTTGCCCCTTTCCTGATTTCTTATTTTTTACTTGTTTGTCACATTTAAATGTTTCAGATCCTCAAACAAATTTTAATATTACACAAAGTTATTCCAAGTAAACACAAAATGTGGTTTTCAAGTGATCACTTTCTTTATTATGAGAAAGAAGCAGTCTGAACTTTTTAGCCCTACGTGAAGAAGTAATTGCCCCCcttaatccgcccctagacatcttatcccctatccaaatgagacAACatgggggataacatgtctgatcactggtGGGACCGGCCACTGCGG is a window encoding:
- the LOC130291956 gene encoding olfactory receptor 5V1-like; the protein is MGQLNQTMVTFFIIKGISDVPEFQVPTFLLVLFIYLMTLGGNMAILLLVCLDHHLHTPMYFFLANLSIVDMCSATVTLHTMLLIGMTGNRVISYVRCMSQIYFIGCFISEELLFLTVMSYDRYVAVCNPLRYRTIINQRVCALLASVCWVLSFLEIIPYIVLVTGFSCYNSNVVNHFFCDLVAVTKLSCSDTSVLETLFIVEGAVLLTLGPFLLTVISYIFIISTILRIRTSNGRRKAFYTCSSHLTVVLVLYTTLIYQYLRPISPESLEYNKLISLFNSGAVPVLNPLIYSLKNKDVKAAFWRKVAFHQIVKV